Proteins from a genomic interval of Candidatus Latescibacter sp.:
- a CDS encoding GyrI-like domain-containing protein, translated as MAEILHIGPYDREEPAITRLTAFIKDKGYSIVGDHEEEYLKGPGMFSKGNPEKYYTIIRYRVEKAQ; from the coding sequence ATGGCGGAAATACTCCACATCGGGCCGTACGACCGTGAGGAGCCGGCCATCACCCGCCTCACTGCTTTCATTAAAGACAAGGGATATTCTATTGTCGGCGACCACGAAGAGGAATATCTTAAAGGTCCCGGTATGTTCTCCAAAGGAAACCCGGAAAAGTACTACACCATTATCCGGTACCGTGTGGAAAAGGCACAGTAA
- a CDS encoding L-rhamnose mutarotase codes for MERFGSVIGVRPEKVEEYRLLHSQVWPGVLNRLRECNIRNYSIYLKEIEPGKYYLFSYYEYTGADFARDAAALAADPEIQAWWKLTDPCQTPVPLRKPGESWAGMDEVFHTE; via the coding sequence GTGGAGCGTTTCGGTAGCGTTATTGGAGTTCGCCCGGAAAAGGTAGAAGAATACCGACTCCTGCATTCACAGGTCTGGCCGGGTGTTCTCAACCGTCTCCGGGAGTGCAACATCCGCAATTACTCCATTTACCTGAAAGAAATAGAGCCGGGAAAATACTACCTTTTCTCATACTACGAATACACCGGCGCAGATTTTGCCCGGGATGCGGCCGCCCTCGCCGCCGACCCTGAAATCCAGGCATGGTGGAAGCTTACCGATCCCTGCCAGACACCTGTTCCGCTCCGCAAGCCGGGAGAATCCTGGGCGGGGATGGACGAGGTATTTCATACGGAGTGA
- a CDS encoding uroporphyrinogen decarboxylase family protein: MPAFSDSTKRDLVYSAIAHEPTGLIPYVIFFQPGISLRLAELFQVDRIEKIADNSIEWIGNTFSNSRMEELGILKDGEYIDEWGVYWKGVGETRGQVKTHPLNEPSLDGYTFPAAIPPDVVSQMKNQAKRSSNKYRCAKLGALWEQATFLRGMEELLFDILVNPGFVHDLLDGILDVLMKNLDLYQRELNLDCIWLSDDYGAQKNLLMSPLLWREFIKPRVQQVCDAVHDRGYHFALHSDGAINAVIPDIVDIGVDLLNPLQSECVDVNQIKREYGEYITIWGGYGSQRTIAFGTPDQVRREVHETCDSLGSGGGFILSPGLSIQNDVPVDNAVAFIETAIERERGCFL; the protein is encoded by the coding sequence ATGCCTGCCTTCTCTGATTCAACCAAACGCGACCTGGTTTACTCTGCCATCGCCCATGAACCTACCGGACTTATTCCCTATGTGATTTTTTTTCAACCGGGAATCAGCTTGAGATTGGCGGAGTTGTTCCAGGTGGACAGAATCGAAAAGATTGCCGATAATTCGATTGAATGGATTGGCAATACATTCTCAAACAGCCGAATGGAAGAGTTGGGTATTCTGAAGGATGGCGAATATATCGATGAGTGGGGTGTGTACTGGAAGGGGGTGGGGGAAACGCGCGGCCAGGTCAAAACGCATCCTCTCAACGAGCCGTCTCTGGATGGATACACCTTTCCGGCGGCGATTCCTCCCGATGTAGTCTCTCAGATGAAAAACCAGGCCAAGAGGAGCAGCAATAAATATCGTTGCGCGAAACTCGGTGCACTCTGGGAGCAGGCCACTTTTCTTCGCGGCATGGAGGAACTCCTGTTTGACATTTTGGTGAATCCCGGATTCGTACACGATCTGCTTGACGGGATTCTCGATGTGCTCATGAAGAACCTTGATTTATATCAACGTGAGCTTAACCTCGACTGCATCTGGCTCAGCGATGATTACGGCGCCCAAAAGAATCTGCTCATGTCGCCGCTTTTGTGGAGGGAATTCATCAAACCCCGCGTTCAGCAGGTGTGCGATGCTGTCCATGACAGGGGTTATCATTTCGCACTGCATTCCGATGGCGCGATCAACGCCGTTATTCCGGATATTGTCGATATCGGCGTCGACCTTCTGAATCCTCTGCAGTCTGAGTGTGTTGATGTGAATCAGATCAAACGTGAATATGGCGAATATATAACCATCTGGGGCGGCTACGGCAGCCAGCGGACGATCGCTTTCGGAACGCCCGACCAGGTTCGCCGTGAGGTTCATGAAACGTGCGATTCACTAGGCAGCGGGGGAGGATTTATCCTGTCGCCCGGGCTATCGATTCAAAATGATGTGCCTGTCGATAACGCTGTGGCGTTTATTGAAACCGCTATCGAGCGTGAACGCGGGTGTTTCCTTTAA
- a CDS encoding RNA methyltransferase, with amino-acid sequence MISRKHNFDNIRIVLVEPKVPGNVGASARAIKNMGLSRLVLVNPWYKNHPQSRYMAHGSEDILAGALVVDDLKTAVADSVLVVGTTQRKRTSASYMNPEQAAKEILDSSLSGPVSILFGREDRGLLNEELKICQILATIPSSSAQPSLNLSQAVMVLSYEIFSAVHPGASSTMDLAPAEVIEALYEHLNRSLSTLGFKQWNDGDNYMKSLRRVFSRTKLERRDAATIHKLCGEIDRYASRVRAEWEEKNKSF; translated from the coding sequence ATGATTTCACGAAAACACAATTTTGATAATATCCGTATCGTGCTGGTCGAGCCCAAGGTTCCGGGGAATGTGGGAGCGTCGGCCCGCGCCATAAAAAATATGGGACTTTCCCGTCTCGTGCTGGTGAATCCATGGTATAAAAACCATCCCCAGTCAAGGTACATGGCCCACGGGAGTGAGGATATCCTCGCTGGCGCCCTGGTAGTGGATGACCTGAAAACGGCAGTGGCGGATTCGGTGCTCGTTGTGGGAACCACTCAGCGCAAAAGGACATCCGCTTCTTACATGAACCCGGAACAGGCGGCAAAGGAGATTCTGGATAGCTCTCTCTCCGGCCCTGTTTCCATTCTCTTCGGTCGTGAAGACCGGGGACTTTTAAACGAAGAACTCAAGATATGCCAGATACTGGCGACTATACCTTCATCAAGCGCCCAGCCATCGCTCAACCTTTCCCAGGCAGTGATGGTTTTGTCTTACGAAATTTTTTCCGCTGTGCATCCGGGCGCATCGTCAACGATGGATCTTGCTCCGGCCGAGGTAATCGAGGCTCTTTACGAGCATCTCAACCGGTCTCTATCCACTCTCGGGTTCAAACAGTGGAATGACGGTGATAACTATATGAAATCCTTGCGGAGGGTCTTTTCACGGACGAAGCTTGAACGGCGTGATGCAGCGACCATCCACAAGCTGTGCGGCGAAATTGATCGTTACGCCAGCCGCGTACGAGCCGAATGGGAAGAGAAGAATAAATCATTTTAA
- a CDS encoding ATP-binding protein, translating to MPGTLPAKNFIASDLSVVRWMLILRPAIVTATLGAALLILPHDAIDKFPIAVVLFGTYILTLLYWSTLRISGISRPLLATQIAFDIFTITVIIHYTGGYESSFVGFYFLSVMCVSLFFRRVVTLIFSIQAVFFYITYLFFWGPLLGSPFGSDSARQSVMLQAILYSILILGVGFFSSLYTERLIVKDTALTSALKLLREATLDTSNILQSMANGLIAFDMSGRVMYFNHAAEKILQIDRMTPYDTYRSVLDKSAPELVKILDRELDHNSYGSEEEIEILDRNSIPIHLGLTTVPLFDTDGSRRGVIVNFKDLTEKNKLIEMIRQADRMAAIGELSAAIAHEIRNPLASICNAVELLVEDMETRDPQAARLLNIIEKESDRLQRISSEFLKFARLKTPDIQPLELKKVIEEVMILIENDPRKTGQVRIENTITGNPVVHFDHDHMKQLIINILINSLEAMEGNGTIEIRLEKNRKINDTYIRLIVADNGRGFTEDALTSMFEPFFSTKKEGTGLGLALVRKMMVSNHGRVFGRNRGTGGTEIVLDIPLHGAE from the coding sequence ATGCCCGGAACGTTGCCCGCAAAAAACTTCATTGCCAGCGACCTTTCTGTAGTTCGCTGGATGCTGATTCTGAGACCGGCGATTGTTACCGCCACTCTCGGGGCGGCCTTGCTTATTCTTCCCCATGATGCCATTGACAAGTTCCCTATCGCCGTGGTGCTTTTCGGCACCTATATTCTGACACTCCTCTATTGGTCGACTCTGAGAATTTCCGGCATTTCCAGGCCTCTGCTTGCTACCCAGATCGCTTTCGATATTTTTACTATTACCGTTATCATTCATTATACCGGCGGGTATGAATCTTCTTTCGTGGGATTTTATTTTCTTTCGGTAATGTGCGTATCTCTTTTTTTTCGTCGGGTCGTGACATTAATTTTTTCCATTCAGGCTGTGTTTTTTTACATCACCTACCTCTTTTTCTGGGGACCGCTCCTGGGGTCGCCGTTTGGAAGCGATTCAGCCAGGCAGAGTGTGATGCTCCAGGCAATCCTGTACAGTATCCTCATACTCGGGGTCGGTTTTTTTTCCAGTTTATATACCGAGCGGCTTATAGTTAAAGATACAGCGCTGACCAGTGCATTGAAACTCCTGAGAGAGGCCACTCTTGATACCTCCAACATTCTGCAGAGTATGGCTAACGGTCTTATTGCTTTTGACATGTCCGGAAGGGTCATGTATTTTAATCATGCGGCGGAAAAAATATTGCAGATCGATCGAATGACTCCTTACGATACCTACCGCTCCGTTCTCGATAAAAGCGCTCCTGAGCTGGTGAAAATATTGGATCGCGAACTTGATCATAACTCTTACGGCTCGGAAGAGGAAATAGAAATTCTGGACAGGAACAGTATACCCATCCACCTGGGATTGACCACTGTCCCACTTTTTGACACTGATGGAAGCCGCCGGGGAGTCATTGTAAATTTCAAAGACCTTACCGAAAAGAATAAACTCATAGAGATGATCCGTCAGGCGGATAGAATGGCGGCTATCGGCGAGCTTTCCGCCGCCATCGCTCACGAGATTCGCAATCCTCTCGCTTCCATTTGCAATGCAGTGGAGCTTCTGGTCGAAGATATGGAAACCAGGGACCCTCAGGCAGCCAGACTTTTGAATATTATTGAAAAGGAATCTGATCGGCTGCAGAGGATCAGCTCCGAGTTTTTGAAATTCGCCCGTTTGAAGACTCCGGATATTCAACCCCTGGAGCTTAAAAAAGTGATCGAGGAGGTGATGATCCTTATCGAAAACGATCCCCGGAAAACCGGCCAGGTTCGCATAGAGAATACCATTACCGGGAATCCCGTGGTTCACTTTGATCACGACCATATGAAACAACTCATCATAAACATTCTCATCAACAGCCTGGAGGCGATGGAGGGGAATGGAACCATTGAAATCAGGCTGGAGAAAAACAGGAAAATTAACGATACATATATCCGCCTGATAGTCGCCGATAATGGGCGAGGTTTTACAGAAGATGCCCTGACCAGTATGTTCGAGCCGTTCTTTTCCACCAAAAAAGAGGGGACCGGACTCGGTCTTGCCCTGGTGCGGAAGATGATGGTGAGCAATCACGGCAGGGTATTCGGCAGAAACAGGGGAACTGGCGGCACTGAGATCGTCCTGGATATTCCATTGCATGGAGCTGAATAA
- a CDS encoding sigma-54 dependent transcriptional regulator, whose amino-acid sequence MSKRILVVDDEQSMRDTLQIMLEKEGFEVETADDGLKAIEIFDRKKFDLVITDLKMPGLDGIGMIEALSERSETPVIIMTAYATKDEAIAALNLGASFFIEKPFKKQELMNYVNRTIKMDEIFRENKALKATMEKTPALDLMIGTSKEIVAVKELIRKVACTESTVMITGESGTGKEMAARALHENSPRAKGPFIAINCGAIPSELLESELFGHVRGSFTGAVKDKVGLMEMADGGTFFLDEVGNTIPSIQVKILRAIQEKEVMPVGGHTPRKVDIRLIAATNENLEEAIARQSFRKDLYYRLNVINIHIPPLRERGEDIEILFLHFLSVKDKSGKILLGGIESQIIEILKNYAWPGNIRELENVVERMVALSTAGKICIDHLPDHIWNPQPKQLVSDGNTLTPTMDEIEKAYIHWILTQQNGQKQKAAEILGIGRSTLDRKIEKYGL is encoded by the coding sequence ATGTCAAAAAGAATTCTTGTGGTTGATGATGAGCAGAGTATGAGAGATACTTTACAGATCATGCTCGAGAAAGAAGGTTTTGAGGTTGAAACGGCTGATGATGGACTGAAAGCGATTGAAATATTTGACCGGAAAAAATTCGATCTGGTCATAACCGATCTAAAAATGCCCGGCCTTGACGGCATCGGAATGATCGAAGCCCTCTCGGAGCGTTCCGAAACCCCGGTCATCATCATGACAGCTTATGCCACCAAGGATGAGGCCATCGCAGCACTCAACCTTGGCGCATCGTTCTTTATCGAAAAGCCGTTCAAGAAACAGGAACTCATGAACTATGTCAACCGTACCATCAAGATGGATGAGATTTTTAGGGAGAACAAGGCTCTCAAAGCGACCATGGAAAAAACTCCCGCGCTGGACTTAATGATCGGGACATCGAAGGAAATAGTCGCTGTTAAAGAACTCATCCGCAAAGTTGCATGCACTGAATCGACAGTCATGATTACCGGGGAAAGCGGAACAGGCAAGGAGATGGCCGCTCGGGCGCTCCATGAAAATTCACCCCGCGCCAAAGGGCCTTTTATCGCCATCAACTGCGGCGCTATCCCCAGCGAGCTATTGGAAAGCGAGCTTTTCGGGCATGTGAGAGGATCATTTACCGGGGCGGTGAAAGACAAGGTCGGTCTTATGGAGATGGCCGACGGCGGCACATTTTTCCTCGATGAGGTGGGGAACACCATTCCTTCAATTCAGGTGAAAATCCTGCGCGCCATTCAGGAAAAGGAAGTTATGCCGGTCGGAGGGCATACACCCCGCAAGGTCGACATTCGCCTCATCGCGGCCACGAACGAAAACCTCGAGGAAGCCATAGCACGCCAGAGCTTCCGTAAAGACCTCTACTACCGTCTCAATGTCATCAATATCCACATTCCTCCCCTGCGGGAGAGGGGAGAGGATATTGAAATACTCTTTTTGCATTTCCTCTCGGTGAAAGATAAATCGGGGAAAATCCTGTTGGGCGGCATTGAAAGCCAGATCATCGAGATTCTCAAGAATTACGCCTGGCCGGGTAATATCCGTGAGCTGGAAAATGTGGTCGAAAGAATGGTGGCGCTCTCGACAGCGGGAAAAATCTGTATCGATCACCTTCCCGATCATATCTGGAATCCTCAGCCCAAACAGCTTGTATCCGATGGCAATACCCTCACTCCGACCATGGATGAAATCGAGAAGGCATACATTCACTGGATTCTGACCCAGCAGAACGGTCAGAAACAGAAGGCTGCGGAAATACTGGGAATCGGTCGTTCCACTCTCGACCGTAAAATCGAGAAATACGGCTTGTAG
- a CDS encoding prepilin-type N-terminal cleavage/methylation domain-containing protein, with protein sequence MAESGMCHDRKQKNGFTLVELMIVVVIIGILASIAIPKFSNIIVRARLSEVRQMLWDIVNKERSYYHARDQYAEFGYGENSVAVGFNQPDNTHFIYSFVVADTTAYGKENGAANDINNDGDGDDGLSVSITGSQGVIPGSSGENFTW encoded by the coding sequence ATGGCGGAATCCGGAATGTGTCATGATAGAAAGCAAAAGAACGGGTTTACCCTGGTTGAACTTATGATCGTCGTGGTAATCATTGGAATCCTGGCCTCGATTGCCATTCCCAAATTCAGCAACATAATTGTAAGGGCCAGGCTTTCCGAAGTTCGGCAAATGCTCTGGGACATTGTGAACAAGGAAAGGTCATATTATCATGCCCGTGACCAGTATGCGGAATTTGGTTATGGTGAAAATTCAGTGGCGGTTGGTTTTAATCAGCCGGATAACACCCATTTTATCTATTCTTTTGTCGTAGCCGATACTACTGCATACGGGAAAGAGAACGGCGCCGCCAACGATATCAACAATGATGGTGACGGAGATGATGGGTTGTCTGTCTCCATCACAGGCAGTCAGGGGGTGATACCCGGCTCCAGCGGAGAAAATTTTACCTGGTAA
- a CDS encoding prepilin-type N-terminal cleavage/methylation domain-containing protein encodes MLRRSEKGFTLVELMIVVVIIGILAAIAIPKFTGLIGKAKATEAQSVLGQIITGEQGYYLSNNAYISFASTANCPEISFAQPDNARFVYSFVAADTLATATEKVDTNGDADLTDGLTLSITGRKGALAGASGDPLAW; translated from the coding sequence ATGTTACGGAGAAGTGAAAAAGGATTCACCCTGGTCGAGCTTATGATCGTTGTTGTGATCATCGGCATTCTTGCAGCCATCGCCATTCCGAAATTTACCGGTTTGATCGGCAAAGCGAAAGCAACCGAAGCCCAGAGTGTTTTAGGGCAGATTATCACCGGGGAACAAGGCTATTATCTTTCAAATAACGCCTATATCAGTTTCGCTAGCACCGCTAATTGCCCAGAAATCAGTTTTGCCCAGCCTGACAACGCACGGTTCGTGTATAGCTTTGTTGCTGCTGATACCCTCGCCACCGCAACTGAAAAGGTAGATACAAACGGTGACGCCGACTTGACCGATGGACTGACGCTCTCCATTACCGGTCGCAAGGGAGCTTTGGCGGGAGCATCAGGCGATCCTCTCGCCTGGTAA
- the hemL gene encoding glutamate-1-semialdehyde 2,1-aminomutase, whose amino-acid sequence MKNYTISKSRALHERASKIIVGGVNSPARAFRSVGGDPLFADHAQGCHLWDADGNRYIDYICSWGPLIAGHTHPEVIKAVKHAAARGTSFGMSTESEILLAEKIRTMLPSIEMIRMVNSGTEAAMSAIRLARGYTGKRKIIKFAGCYHGHGDSFLIKAGSGAMTLGVPDSAGITPGTSAETLVAEFNNVSQVAELIAANPGEVAAIIVEPVVGNMGTVLPAPGFLEGLRDLTIREGNVLIFDEVMTGFRLARGGAQELYGVIPDLTTLGKIVGGGLPVGAYGGRAEIMSMLAPLGPVYQAGTLSGNPLAMSAGLATISLIDNEQTYADLEITGSRLARCLRKAAEASGMQVTVNRCGSMFTLFFNPGPVTDYPSASRSNVSLFARFFRGMLERGVLLPPSQFEAAFISTAHDEEAVDETIRAAEETFERMKKTV is encoded by the coding sequence ATGAAGAACTACACTATTTCAAAATCCCGCGCCCTCCACGAGCGGGCTTCAAAGATAATTGTCGGCGGAGTGAATTCCCCCGCACGGGCATTCAGGTCTGTGGGAGGCGATCCCCTCTTTGCCGATCATGCCCAGGGCTGCCATCTCTGGGATGCGGACGGAAACCGGTACATCGATTATATCTGTTCATGGGGGCCGCTTATCGCCGGTCATACCCATCCGGAAGTTATCAAAGCGGTCAAACATGCCGCAGCCCGTGGAACCAGTTTCGGCATGTCTACCGAAAGCGAGATTCTCCTGGCCGAAAAAATCCGTACCATGTTGCCCTCCATCGAAATGATCCGCATGGTGAATTCCGGCACCGAGGCGGCAATGAGCGCCATACGCCTTGCCCGCGGATATACGGGGAAAAGAAAAATCATCAAGTTCGCCGGATGCTACCACGGCCACGGGGACAGTTTCCTCATCAAAGCCGGATCGGGCGCAATGACTCTCGGAGTTCCCGACAGCGCGGGAATCACGCCCGGAACCTCCGCTGAAACCCTGGTTGCCGAATTCAACAATGTTTCCCAGGTCGCCGAGCTGATTGCCGCAAACCCAGGTGAGGTTGCAGCGATCATTGTTGAACCCGTGGTCGGAAACATGGGCACAGTTCTCCCGGCGCCGGGATTCCTGGAAGGACTCCGGGACCTGACCATCCGTGAGGGGAACGTTCTCATTTTCGATGAAGTCATGACCGGATTCCGCCTGGCCAGAGGAGGCGCGCAGGAGCTCTACGGCGTTATTCCCGATCTCACCACCCTGGGGAAAATTGTCGGCGGCGGCCTGCCGGTCGGCGCTTACGGCGGCAGGGCGGAGATCATGAGCATGCTCGCCCCTCTCGGTCCGGTTTACCAGGCGGGAACGCTTTCGGGGAATCCCCTCGCCATGTCAGCGGGACTGGCGACCATCTCCCTCATTGATAACGAGCAGACATACGCCGACCTTGAAATTACGGGGAGCAGGCTGGCCAGGTGTCTCCGCAAAGCAGCAGAAGCATCAGGTATGCAGGTTACGGTAAACAGGTGCGGTTCCATGTTTACCCTTTTCTTTAATCCCGGCCCGGTGACCGACTATCCGAGCGCTTCAAGGAGCAATGTATCTCTTTTTGCCCGCTTTTTCCGGGGCATGCTGGAAAGAGGAGTGCTCCTGCCGCCCTCGCAGTTCGAGGCGGCGTTCATTTCCACCGCTCATGATGAGGAGGCTGTCGATGAGACCATCCGGGCAGCGGAGGAAACATTCGAAAGGATGAAAAAGACAGTCTGA
- a CDS encoding radical SAM protein, translated as MSAPPLRLVAFEITRTCTLSCRHCRGDSRKEVYSDELSFNEIQAILQDIASFAKPIIIITGGEPLTRPDVYDIAAYSSSLGLRTVLATCGHFLNDETAPKLLKAGVSRISISLDGATASTHDRFRGTQGAFEATLAGIAAARRHHLDFQINSTLTVLNIAELEPLHDLALSLGAVGFHPFLLVPVGRGKELAEMAIPPEEYEKTLVRIARIAESSPLEIKPTCSPHYTRVCRKMQNSPSKSGSSGHRSTITRGCLGGQGFVFISHRGAVQICGFLEIEAGNLRETGYSLKDIWESAPLFREIRDSGRYQGKCGICEYWNICGGCRARAYYSSGDYLGDEPNCLYRPFMKKRLNSPLDPLS; from the coding sequence ATGAGTGCGCCTCCCCTGCGGCTGGTCGCGTTTGAAATCACCCGAACCTGCACCCTTTCCTGCCGTCACTGCCGCGGCGATTCCCGGAAAGAAGTGTATTCCGATGAGCTCAGCTTTAACGAGATTCAGGCGATTCTTCAGGATATTGCCTCTTTTGCAAAACCCATTATCATCATTACCGGCGGCGAGCCGCTCACCCGTCCGGACGTATATGACATTGCCGCGTATTCTTCCTCGCTCGGATTACGGACGGTGCTTGCCACCTGCGGACATTTCCTGAATGATGAAACGGCGCCGAAGCTCCTCAAAGCCGGTGTTTCCCGGATAAGTATCAGCCTTGACGGGGCTACTGCATCCACTCATGACCGTTTCCGCGGAACGCAGGGAGCTTTCGAAGCGACTCTTGCCGGCATCGCCGCCGCACGACGTCATCATCTCGATTTCCAAATCAACAGTACTCTGACAGTGCTGAACATCGCAGAACTCGAACCGCTCCATGACCTGGCGCTTTCGCTCGGCGCAGTAGGATTTCACCCGTTTCTCCTGGTACCGGTCGGCCGGGGTAAAGAACTGGCAGAAATGGCCATTCCCCCTGAAGAATACGAGAAAACTCTGGTCAGGATAGCCCGCATTGCAGAATCTTCGCCCTTGGAAATCAAACCCACTTGCAGCCCGCATTATACCCGCGTCTGCCGGAAGATGCAAAACTCACCCTCTAAATCAGGTTCTTCCGGACATCGATCAACGATAACCAGAGGCTGCCTGGGCGGTCAGGGATTCGTGTTCATATCCCACCGGGGCGCAGTACAGATTTGTGGATTCCTGGAGATCGAGGCGGGAAACCTTCGTGAAACAGGATATAGTTTGAAAGATATATGGGAATCCGCGCCCCTTTTCAGGGAAATTCGGGATTCCGGCCGTTATCAAGGGAAATGCGGCATCTGCGAGTACTGGAATATCTGCGGAGGGTGCCGCGCCCGCGCCTACTATTCCTCCGGTGATTACCTGGGAGATGAGCCAAATTGCCTTTACCGGCCTTTCATGAAGAAGAGGTTAAACTCACCCCTTGATCCCCTCTCTTAA
- the hemB gene encoding porphobilinogen synthase — MEFPSKRMRRLRRTPVFRAMVRETALAPDDFILPLFVRPGEGVKRAVTSMPGVCQMSVDTLVEECRLAVNDGIPAVLLFGIPAFKDALGSSAWDENGIVPQAIRALKSELPGLAVITDVCMCEYTDHGHCGAIKDGEVDNDATLELLARESIAHARAGADIIAPSDMMDFRVGYIRKALDGAGFTQVPILSYAAKFASGFYGPFRDAAESPPKFGDRRSYQMDPANRREAMTEIALDIEEGADMVMVKPALPYLDIISEARRRFDVPLAAYQVSGEYAMIHAAAMNGWLDLETVMMESLVAIKRAGADMIITYFARSAARILK; from the coding sequence ATGGAATTCCCCTCAAAAAGAATGAGACGGCTTCGCCGCACCCCCGTTTTTCGTGCGATGGTGCGGGAAACTGCGCTGGCGCCTGATGATTTCATCCTCCCGCTGTTCGTCCGCCCGGGAGAGGGTGTGAAACGCGCAGTAACCTCCATGCCCGGAGTTTGCCAGATGTCTGTCGACACTCTCGTTGAAGAATGCCGGCTGGCAGTAAATGACGGGATTCCTGCCGTTCTCCTTTTCGGAATCCCGGCTTTCAAAGATGCGCTCGGCAGTTCTGCCTGGGATGAGAACGGTATCGTTCCACAGGCGATACGGGCGCTCAAATCGGAGCTGCCAGGCCTGGCAGTCATCACCGATGTCTGCATGTGCGAGTATACGGATCACGGCCACTGCGGAGCGATCAAAGATGGAGAGGTGGACAATGACGCCACCCTTGAGCTTCTGGCCAGAGAAAGCATTGCGCACGCCAGGGCAGGAGCGGATATTATCGCCCCATCGGACATGATGGATTTCCGGGTGGGATATATCCGAAAGGCGCTGGATGGCGCCGGATTTACCCAGGTTCCCATACTGTCTTATGCAGCCAAATTCGCCTCGGGATTTTACGGGCCTTTCCGGGACGCCGCCGAGTCCCCTCCGAAATTCGGAGACCGCCGCTCCTATCAGATGGACCCAGCCAACCGCCGTGAAGCCATGACCGAGATCGCACTCGATATCGAAGAAGGGGCCGACATGGTTATGGTCAAACCCGCTCTCCCCTATCTCGATATCATCAGTGAGGCCCGCCGCCGGTTCGATGTCCCGCTTGCCGCTTACCAGGTGAGCGGAGAATATGCCATGATTCATGCGGCAGCTATGAACGGCTGGCTCGATCTCGAAACGGTCATGATGGAGAGCCTGGTCGCAATCAAACGCGCCGGCGCAGACATGATCATTACCTATTTCGCCCGCAGCGCCGCGAGGATTCTGAAATGA